gagttggcgaaaagatgttatcccactttcaaatcaggtgattccagtttcccagtttgggaatagcacagcttaatcgtcgttcaaatcaaaccaggatgaatcactttgtgagaagctttttggatacataaagtggtggagaatgaccaggaagttgaataaatctcataggagttgggatgaagaagttatcccactttcaaatcaggtgattccagtttcccagtttgggaatagcacagcttcatcgtcgttccaatcagaccaggatgaatcactttgtgagaagcttaatttggatacataaagtggtggagaatgaccaggaagttgaataaatctcataggagttgggatgaagaagttatcctacttttaaatcaggtgattccagtttcccagtttgggaatagcacagcttcatcgtcgttcccatcaaaccaggatgattcactttgtgagaagcttgatttggatacataaagttgtggagaatcaccaggaagttgaataaatctcataggagttgggatgaagaagttatcccacttttaaatcaggtgattccagtttcccagtttgggaatagcacagcttcatcgtcgttccagtcaaaccaggatgaatcactttgtgagaagcttgatttggatatattttgtggtgtagaatcaccaggaagttgaataaatctcataggagttgggatgaagaagttatcccactttcaaatcaggtgattccagtttcccagtttggcaatagcacagcttcatcgtcgttcccatcaaaccaggatgattcactttgtgagaagcttgatttggatacataaagttgtggagaatcaccaggaagttgaataaatcacataggagttggcgaaagaagttatcccactttcaaatcaggtgattccagtttcccagtttgggaataggacagcttctctgtcgttcccatcaaaccaggatgagtcactttgttagaagcttgatttggatacataaagttgtggagaatcaccaggaagttgaataaatcacataggagttggcggaaagaagttatcccactttcaaatcaggtgattccagtttcccagtttgggaataggacagcttcttcgtcgttccaatcaaaccaggataaatcactttgtgagaagcttgatttggatacataaagtggtggagaatcaccaggaagttgaataaatctcataggagttggcatgaagatgttatcccactttcaaatcaggtgattccagtttcccagtttgggaatagcacagcttcttcgtcgttccaatcaaaccaggatgaatcactttgtgagaagcttgatttggatacataaagtggtggagaatgaccaggaagttgaataaatctcataggagttgggatgaagaagttatcccacttttaaatcaggtgattccagtttcccagtttgggaatagcacaacttcatcgtcgttccagtcaaaccaggatgactcactttgtgagaagcttgatttggatacataaagtggtggagaatgaccaggaagttgaataaatctcataggtgttgacatgaagaataaagcaagaagataggaacttggagaacaaggctGTCCGTACAACCTAAGAGTGACTTGCAAGGAAAGGAAGCAAGTCATGAGTTAAACAACTCGGTCAAGAGATTAAAAGATCTCCTAGTGAGTGGGAATGTCGACATGCATCCGTTGAAGAGAAGTGAGTGGAGGGGTCACGGGTGTgtctaagagaagagagagggagctgACCGTTGGGAGCTGTCACTATCCCTCTTGCTGAACGAGCCATCCGCGGATCTGCTTCCTCATTGTTTAGTCTTTCCCTTGTACtatcttctcattgtttatgcattcttgtatgtctttaaataccttgtcatgtgtaacaaatcaagtaaggaaacttattctccttctattctctttgtcatactctcacggaaactctctccatctcttactcttctctcttaatctctctttaatcttctaaaactctcatggtatcagagcggctgtgctcttgagacctaaatctctttttcttccgcgaactctctgtgttttatttctatttttggcaaagttcatcctgttcttgaggtgttcttcaatctcatttccagaatttgccaaaaatagcaaagttcatccaaaaccttcgtttctctttctctcttgatggatacctccgaaaacccaaagatggtgatgataccagttactctcaagggtcctaactacctgacatgggcaagacttgccaaaacagctctcggaggcagaggcctttgggagattgttgaagaaggccgccccaccaagaagactgtcctaggagaggatggcaaagaagtggtggttgcggatgctggggataagaagaaaggtcaggaggacctcatggtgttgtctatcatccagaatagcctcgccccttctctccaagaggcttatgcattctgtgaaacttccaaggagctgtgggatactctcaagaaggtgtatgccaacaaatccaacatcagcaaggtgtatgaagtaaaaggagcaatcaactctctaagtcaagaggacacagactttgatgctcattttgggaagttccggtctctatgggctgaactagagatgctcagacccgcaacaattgatccggatgttctacatgaaagaagggagcaagataaggtctttgccttgctgctcactctcaacccagggtatgatgaccttattaggcacatactgaggaacaaggagcttccatctctatatgaagtgtgtgctgagattcagaaggagcacggctcagtgggtctctttaagagaaagggggagctagtgatggccaatcaagctgaaggagccgagagcaaacctgccggagtagccaacaaagggtactacaagccggaggaaaagaaagtgtgggtgtgtgatcattgcaagaggaagggtcacggcaaggacaagtgctggatacttcacccacacctcaaaccggctaagttcaagactgatggtcgagcaaactgttaacttgaagaaagaAATGGAGCCAAAGGAGTGGTTTGGAGGAGTTTGGGTCTTGGGTAAAGATAAggttgtgcaaagatagggattAAGTCCAAGAAGGGGTTAGACATCATGTGGAGTAAGATAGGCAATGGTGCAAAGTTAGGGCGAGGTACGGACGGCATGTCCGTACCAACGACCGTACAAAGCAAGTGGCCGTACCAGACGTACCCGGATCGACCAGAATTGGAGTTTGGTTCAGTTAGGGCACAAGGAAGCTTAGGGCGTGATCTTGTGACCGTTGGAGAAGCAAGTGGGCGTGAGACAGCTTGTGACAGGCTGGCCAAAAGGTGAAGCACCTTTTGGAGCAGGACCACACATGAAGACAATCTTGGCTGTCCAATTCAAACTAAGCAAATCCAGCCATTGATTCCTTATCTGATCTTCTCCACTTTACAGCTTGCACAAGACCACTCCAAGACCAGATCCTGATCGTCCATCTTCAAGTCCTTTACCaaccattagatttaggttatGAGATTGCAaatgtaaaactcatatataAGTCTTAGATGGCGATTTTGTAAAGACTTAAGGGAGagagggggatttcccctctccacttcatgaatgataaacttgttcttgaatctcaaaccctaatctctaatctcttattctcctaatctctcagtctcttaatctttgttcctaagtctcttattctctcataaacactctcatcaatctctcttcataaatcacctagaacaagctctcatctttctccattggagtattcacacacacatacaacaagagaagagaactctacaaatctcatatggtatcagagccaggttcatcagaacctgagctgaagCTTCCGCAAGTCCACAGCTCACGCCTCAGCTCAAAACCAAACCATTGATGCTTTCCCATCCAGTTCAGTCCCTTatgaagaagaaggctgaaGCTTGGCGAGTTCCCTTGGTTCCTCATCCTGTTCTCTACCTGCTCAGATGGAGATTATCCTTGGAGGCAAAGGTGTATGGAGAGGCCTAACTAACCTGACTCCAAAGCTCCTTGTCCAAGAGAAGTTCCACATCAGGCTAAAAGAGTATGGTGTCAAGAGCTTGGCGCCTAGATGTTctgaagaaaggaggggtcttttGAGTTGATGGTACAAGATGgtggccatgaactgaaggagaaggaggTGGGTGATGATCTAGACTCTCAGTTCCAACAACAGTCATGGCCGGTTTCACAAAATGCAAAAGGAATCAACCTGGTTCCTTGTTGTAAGCAATTCTATAAACCATcttgataatgagcttgtgttgttgactggttgtgatgttgtgtgatgtgattgaaaacctgaggaCTGTTTAAAAGGATtactaaatgaaataaaatgaatttagaatctgtcccaggatgcttaAAGAGCTTGGTTCCCTAGTAATCCTTTCAGTGTACTAGTTATACTAAGTTTACTAGCAGTTGTGTAAGCGTTTTAAAAGGACTAGTAATTTAACAGTATTACTAGGATTACTAGGTATGTTAATATGCTTATCTCCGGTTCATAatgatgcttgttgtgattgattgaatctgcttgcatacatggattgaaaccgaattgaaagctgttgcatatagtcttgtggctgtcttacattgaagcattagattcatgtctaaatgctgagtaaagaagctttaaaatgcctaagtagcttgcataaactgaaaaagaaaatgcttgtgcttagagagattgcttgcaaagatagaacttgaaaatgacttgttttaattcgttgcaatgcttgtgagattgggaatcaaacttgatgattaatCAAGAATTGATCCCAATACTCTTGTGTCTTAtccttgctggagtttgagtggtgtttcaggttcacaagaagTGTTCTCTGCTCACCTCCTATCCAAGACAAGAGGAAGACTtgaaccattgtgtggagcaatgggaagatacttgtgtgtagaagctggtttaagaagcgcaggccacgaggttgttgagctcctggttcaagacatacaagcggaagaccaaccattgtg
This genomic window from Brassica rapa cultivar Chiifu-401-42 unplaced genomic scaffold, CAAS_Brap_v3.01 Scaffold0527, whole genome shotgun sequence contains:
- the LOC117130522 gene encoding uncharacterized protein LOC117130522, which produces MVQDGGHELKEKEVGDDLDSQFQQQSWPVSQNAKGINLVPCCSQEVFSAHLLSKTRGRLEPLCGAMGRYLCVEAGLRSAGHEVVELLVQDIQAEDQPLCGAMGRFLCVEAGLRSAGHEVVELLVQDTQEEEGHHLSHEEGR